A section of the Microbacterium sp. MM2322 genome encodes:
- a CDS encoding NAD(P)H-quinone dehydrogenase: MSVSFETTQSVAIIGGGPGGYEAALAAAQLGAEVTLVERAGIGGSAVMTDVVPSKTLIATADAAVAIRGASDLGVQLFARGDTGKPLKPEIAINMAAVNKRLLSLARQQSDDQRAQLVDAGVRIISGHGRLDGTHAVVVSTGPNGTDFDRVEADTLVVSVGASPRELDSAKPDGERILTWTQLYNMSSLPEHLIVVGSGVTGAEFAGAYMNLGSKVTLISSRDQVLPGEDSDAAAVIEKVFTRGGMEVLSKSRAEKVERTKDGVIATLSDGRTVEGSHCLMAVGSIPNTAGMGLEDAGIQLTGSGHIQVNRVARTSVPNIYAAGDCTTFLPLASVAAMQGRMAVFHALGDTVIPLERQRVTANIFTAPEIATVGRQERDIESGAVNGTVHKLPLAANARAKMMGVKDGFVKIIAREGSGTVIGGVIVAPRASELIYPIAIAVERRLTVDQISRVFAVFPSLSGSITDATRAMHQVARDEDTYS, translated from the coding sequence ATGTCTGTGAGCTTCGAGACCACCCAGAGTGTCGCCATCATCGGCGGCGGCCCCGGCGGATACGAGGCGGCGCTCGCAGCTGCCCAGTTGGGCGCGGAGGTCACGCTCGTCGAACGCGCGGGCATCGGCGGTTCCGCCGTCATGACCGACGTCGTCCCGTCGAAGACCCTCATCGCCACGGCCGATGCGGCTGTCGCGATCCGTGGGGCCTCCGACCTGGGTGTACAGCTCTTCGCCCGCGGAGACACCGGCAAGCCGCTCAAGCCCGAGATCGCGATCAACATGGCGGCGGTCAACAAGCGCCTCCTCTCGCTCGCCCGGCAGCAGTCCGACGATCAGCGCGCGCAGCTGGTGGATGCCGGGGTCCGCATCATCTCCGGACACGGCCGTCTCGACGGCACGCACGCCGTCGTCGTGTCGACAGGCCCCAACGGCACCGACTTCGATCGGGTCGAGGCCGACACCCTCGTCGTCTCGGTCGGCGCATCGCCGCGCGAGCTCGACAGTGCGAAGCCCGACGGGGAGCGCATCCTCACGTGGACGCAGCTCTACAACATGTCGAGCCTGCCCGAGCACCTGATCGTCGTCGGGTCGGGCGTCACCGGCGCCGAGTTCGCCGGCGCCTACATGAACCTCGGGTCGAAGGTCACGCTCATCTCGAGCCGCGACCAGGTGCTCCCGGGCGAGGACTCCGACGCGGCCGCCGTGATCGAGAAGGTCTTCACCCGAGGTGGCATGGAGGTCCTGTCCAAGTCCCGCGCCGAGAAGGTGGAGCGCACGAAGGACGGCGTCATCGCGACCCTGTCCGACGGCCGCACCGTCGAGGGCAGCCACTGCCTCATGGCGGTCGGATCCATCCCGAACACCGCAGGCATGGGCCTCGAGGATGCCGGCATCCAGCTCACCGGCTCCGGTCACATCCAGGTCAACCGCGTCGCGCGCACCTCGGTCCCCAACATCTACGCCGCCGGCGACTGCACCACCTTCCTGCCGCTCGCCTCGGTCGCGGCGATGCAGGGACGGATGGCCGTCTTCCACGCGCTCGGAGACACCGTCATCCCGCTCGAGCGCCAGCGCGTCACGGCGAACATCTTCACCGCCCCCGAGATCGCGACCGTCGGTCGTCAGGAACGCGACATCGAATCCGGCGCGGTCAACGGCACGGTCCACAAGCTCCCGCTCGCCGCCAACGCGCGCGCGAAGATGATGGGCGTCAAAGACGGCTTCGTGAAGATCATCGCCCGCGAGGGATCCGGCACCGTCATCGGCGGCGTCATCGTGGCTCCCCGCGCCTCCGAACTGATCTACCCGATCGCGATCGCGGTCGAACGGCGACTGACCGTCGACCAGATCTCCCGCGTCTTCGCCGTGTTCCCGTCGCTGTCGGGGAGCATCACCGACGCGACGCGTGCGATGCACCAGGTCGCGCGCGACGAGGACACGTACAGCTGA
- a CDS encoding purine-nucleoside phosphorylase gives MHEETHPLDDPATDPFEVAQTAAADIARLTGVAQHDIALTLGSGWGKAAELIGETTATLDATEVTGFSKPALAGHVGSIRSILAPDGKRVLVIGARTHYYENHGVRRVVHSVRTAAATGAKIMVLTNGAGGIKTSWTPGQPVLISDHINLTADSPLEGATFIDLTDLYSSRLRDLARTVDPGLDEGVYCQFRGPHYETPAEVQMAKAIGGHIVGMSTALEAIAARQAGMEILGFSLITNLAAGIQTTPLSHQEVLEAGREAEPVISDLLARVIGVL, from the coding sequence ATGCACGAGGAGACCCACCCGCTCGACGATCCCGCCACCGACCCGTTCGAGGTCGCGCAGACCGCGGCGGCAGACATCGCCCGCCTCACCGGCGTGGCTCAGCACGACATCGCCCTGACGCTGGGAAGCGGATGGGGCAAGGCGGCCGAGCTCATCGGTGAGACCACCGCGACGCTCGACGCGACGGAGGTCACCGGCTTCAGCAAGCCCGCCCTCGCCGGGCACGTCGGCTCGATCCGCAGCATCCTGGCGCCCGACGGCAAGCGTGTCCTCGTCATCGGCGCGCGAACCCACTACTACGAGAACCACGGTGTCCGCCGCGTCGTCCACAGTGTTCGCACGGCTGCCGCGACGGGCGCGAAGATCATGGTCCTGACGAACGGCGCCGGCGGCATCAAGACGTCCTGGACGCCGGGACAGCCCGTCCTCATCAGCGACCACATCAACCTCACCGCCGACTCCCCGCTCGAGGGCGCGACCTTCATCGACCTCACCGACCTCTACTCGTCGCGCTTGCGCGACCTCGCCCGCACGGTCGACCCGGGCCTCGACGAGGGCGTGTACTGCCAGTTCCGCGGTCCTCACTACGAGACTCCCGCTGAGGTGCAGATGGCCAAAGCCATCGGCGGGCACATCGTCGGCATGTCGACGGCGCTCGAAGCCATCGCCGCGCGCCAGGCGGGCATGGAGATCCTCGGCTTCTCGCTCATCACGAACCTCGCCGCCGGCATCCAGACCACCCCGCTCAGCCACCAGGAGGTCCTCGAGGCGGGCCGCGAAGCCGAGCCCGTCATCTCCGACCTGCTCGCCCGTGTGATCGGCGTCCTGTGA
- a CDS encoding phospho-sugar mutase, with product MSGSVLETARDWLAQDPDETTRAELADLIARAETGDDAAIADLHDRFDSRLAFGTAGLRGALGAGSNRMNRVLVGQAAAGFAAYLRERAGDETPSVVVGYDGRRNSDVFARDSAEIFAGAGLRAILLPRLLPTPVLAFAVRHLGASAGVMVTASHNPPDDNGYKVYLGGDDDGAQIVSPADAEIAAHIDRVAARADLGAIPRSDGYEIADESVVAAYVRATALVAPAPAGAPGLNWVYTAMHGVGYETLGQVLETAGYPAPTVVAAQIEPDGRFPTVAFPNPEEPGAMDLAFDTARAAGAELIVANDPDADRLAVAIPDAAADGGWRRLTGNEVGLLLGWRAARTAGSGTLACSLVSSPGLQTIAEHYGLDFAATLTGFKWISRAPGLVYGFEEALGYLVNPGTVRDKDGISAAIAVLGLVSEAREEGKTLGDLLDESAAMFGHFASGQVSIRVDDVSLIGKIMAALRAAPPASVGSVDVDRIEDLLTARGGSPSGDILRVWLEDGSRVIVRPSGTEPKLKAYLDVRGETSEDAAARLAAVDAGVRQILAAAEA from the coding sequence GTGAGCGGGAGCGTGCTCGAGACCGCTCGTGACTGGCTCGCGCAGGATCCCGACGAGACGACGCGAGCGGAGCTCGCCGATCTGATCGCACGTGCCGAGACCGGCGACGACGCGGCGATCGCGGACCTCCACGACCGCTTCGACAGCCGGCTCGCCTTCGGCACGGCGGGCCTCCGGGGCGCGCTCGGGGCGGGCTCGAACCGGATGAACCGGGTCCTCGTCGGGCAGGCAGCGGCGGGATTCGCCGCGTACCTCCGCGAGCGCGCGGGCGACGAGACCCCGTCGGTCGTCGTCGGCTACGACGGCCGACGGAACTCGGACGTGTTCGCGCGCGACAGCGCCGAGATCTTCGCCGGGGCCGGGCTCCGCGCGATCCTCCTCCCCCGCCTGCTCCCGACGCCCGTGCTCGCGTTCGCCGTCCGCCACCTCGGCGCGTCGGCGGGCGTCATGGTCACCGCATCCCACAACCCGCCCGACGACAACGGCTACAAGGTCTACCTCGGTGGCGACGACGACGGCGCCCAGATCGTCTCCCCGGCGGATGCCGAGATCGCGGCCCACATCGATCGGGTCGCCGCTCGCGCGGACCTCGGCGCGATCCCTCGCTCCGACGGCTACGAGATCGCAGACGAGTCCGTCGTGGCGGCGTATGTCCGCGCGACGGCCCTGGTCGCGCCGGCTCCGGCGGGCGCCCCGGGCCTGAACTGGGTCTACACGGCGATGCACGGCGTCGGCTACGAGACGCTCGGGCAGGTCCTCGAGACCGCGGGCTACCCGGCGCCGACTGTCGTCGCGGCGCAGATCGAGCCCGACGGACGCTTCCCCACCGTCGCCTTCCCGAACCCCGAAGAGCCCGGCGCGATGGACCTCGCCTTCGACACCGCCCGCGCGGCGGGCGCGGAGCTGATCGTCGCGAACGATCCCGACGCCGATCGGCTCGCCGTTGCGATCCCGGATGCCGCGGCTGACGGCGGCTGGCGGCGACTCACCGGCAACGAGGTCGGGCTGCTGCTCGGCTGGCGTGCTGCGCGCACCGCGGGGTCGGGCACACTCGCCTGCTCGCTCGTCTCCTCGCCCGGCCTGCAGACGATCGCCGAGCACTACGGTCTCGACTTCGCCGCGACCCTCACCGGCTTCAAGTGGATCTCGCGCGCACCGGGTCTCGTCTACGGATTCGAGGAGGCCCTCGGTTACCTCGTGAACCCGGGCACGGTCCGCGACAAGGACGGCATCTCCGCGGCGATCGCCGTCCTCGGTCTCGTTTCCGAGGCGCGTGAAGAGGGCAAGACCCTCGGTGATCTGCTCGACGAGTCCGCCGCGATGTTCGGACACTTCGCGAGCGGCCAGGTCTCGATCCGCGTGGACGACGTCTCGTTGATCGGCAAGATCATGGCCGCACTGCGCGCGGCGCCCCCGGCATCCGTCGGGTCGGTCGACGTCGACCGGATCGAAGACCTGCTCACGGCACGTGGGGGCTCACCGAGCGGCGACATCCTGCGTGTGTGGCTCGAGGACGGTTCGCGCGTCATCGTGCGCCCGAGCGGCACCGAGCCGAAGCTCAAGGCGTACCTCGACGTGCGCGGCGAGACGTCCGAGGACGCCGCGGCCCGCCTGGCCGCGGTCGACGCGGGCGTGAGGCAGATCCTCGCGGCGGCGGAGGCGTGA
- a CDS encoding GNAT family protein, with protein sequence MATPLIEPVTLSLGRVQLVPLDHAHADALALARDGLEYAWYTSIPASVPDEISWRLGERDAGTMNPFAVMVDGKPAGMTTFCNIDAENRHVEIGYTWLSREVQRTEVNTTAKRLLLGHAFEACEAIAVEFRTSWHNRQSRAAIERLGARQDGVLRNHRIGPGGSMRDTVVYSILPHEWPGVRMGLDARLAG encoded by the coding sequence ATGGCGACGCCGCTCATCGAACCGGTCACGCTCAGCCTCGGCAGGGTGCAGCTCGTGCCCCTCGACCACGCGCATGCGGACGCATTGGCGCTCGCCCGCGACGGTCTCGAATACGCCTGGTACACCTCGATCCCGGCATCCGTCCCCGACGAGATCTCGTGGCGGCTCGGCGAGCGCGACGCGGGGACGATGAACCCGTTCGCGGTGATGGTCGACGGGAAGCCCGCGGGGATGACGACCTTCTGCAACATCGACGCCGAGAACCGGCACGTCGAGATCGGCTACACGTGGCTGTCGCGGGAGGTCCAGCGCACCGAGGTGAACACGACGGCGAAGCGGCTGCTCCTCGGACACGCGTTCGAGGCGTGCGAGGCGATCGCCGTCGAGTTCCGGACCTCCTGGCACAACCGGCAGTCGCGCGCCGCGATCGAGCGACTCGGCGCCCGCCAGGACGGCGTGCTCCGCAACCACCGCATCGGTCCGGGCGGATCGATGCGCGACACGGTCGTGTATTCGATCCTCCCCCACGAGTGGCCGGGCGTCCGGATGGGACTGGACGCGCGCCTCGCGGGCTGA
- a CDS encoding PTS sugar transporter subunit IIA produces MSRARQDQVMALLIRDAAWRTAGELADIVGVTPRSIRSYVAALNARVLTGDAIESGPSGYRAGTGAAGALRTVTEETPRDRLHRLVRDLLDAPDGVDVYAAAQHFHVSEATLESDLGRVRALLSGTQLTLERSAERVRLSGTEMAQRRLLSRLAHDEMDQGAFDLRALRRALGESTAETSALGAFKDELVAGLGDLGYLVNEFGIGDVMMHIAIAADRVGRGRGLDGAPVGDSAARAEIADLLDRLAVTHLGVRLGDGDRDHLAALVQTRVVAPGAAEPDAVIRDRLDADVEAAVRAVVARAASEFLVDIDHEDFILRLALHVQNLRQRAQDRAWSRNALTRSLKSTYPMIFDVAVFMAEQLRVVVGAPLHEDEIAYIAMHVGGRLERSRQSARLLTATLVCPGYYEMHELLRTSIDRALGREIEVVAVETRVDPDWTGLDTDLVLTTIDPPEPSDRLVRIQPFLTEPDVERVQGAAARARRVRRLAGLRAELERYFSPEAFVSRLPADADEETVIRGLGGQLAAQGVITEDYVTRTLERERISSTAFTDALAVPHAIGMTATRTSIAVGLADPSIRWGDGRVQVVAMVAFSESDREAFQTVFEQLVEVFSERDSVQRILRRGTSFAGFLDELVAVVDG; encoded by the coding sequence GTGAGCCGGGCGAGACAGGACCAGGTCATGGCGCTCCTGATCCGGGATGCCGCCTGGCGGACGGCCGGCGAGCTCGCCGACATCGTCGGTGTGACGCCGCGCAGCATCCGCTCGTACGTCGCCGCCCTCAACGCCCGCGTGCTCACGGGGGATGCGATCGAGTCCGGTCCCTCCGGTTATCGAGCCGGCACGGGAGCCGCGGGAGCTCTACGCACGGTCACCGAGGAAACCCCGCGGGACCGGTTGCACCGGCTCGTGCGTGACCTGCTCGATGCGCCCGACGGCGTGGACGTCTACGCCGCGGCGCAGCACTTCCACGTGAGTGAGGCGACTCTCGAGTCCGACCTCGGGCGCGTTCGCGCCCTCCTCAGCGGGACGCAGCTGACCCTCGAGCGCTCCGCAGAGCGGGTACGACTGTCGGGCACCGAGATGGCGCAGCGACGCCTCCTCAGCCGGCTCGCGCACGACGAGATGGATCAGGGCGCGTTCGACCTTCGCGCGCTGCGGCGTGCTCTGGGGGAGAGCACCGCCGAGACCTCCGCCCTCGGCGCGTTCAAGGACGAGCTGGTCGCCGGCCTCGGCGACCTCGGCTACCTCGTGAACGAGTTCGGCATCGGCGACGTCATGATGCACATCGCGATCGCCGCCGACCGGGTCGGACGCGGTCGGGGACTCGACGGCGCGCCCGTCGGCGATTCCGCCGCTCGCGCCGAGATCGCCGACCTGCTCGACCGCCTCGCCGTGACGCACCTCGGTGTGCGTCTCGGGGACGGCGACCGCGACCACCTCGCCGCCCTCGTGCAGACCCGCGTCGTCGCGCCCGGCGCCGCCGAGCCCGACGCCGTCATACGGGACCGCCTGGATGCCGATGTCGAGGCGGCCGTGCGAGCGGTCGTCGCGCGTGCGGCATCCGAGTTCCTCGTCGACATCGACCACGAGGACTTCATCCTCCGCCTCGCCCTTCACGTGCAGAACCTGCGGCAGCGGGCGCAGGACAGAGCATGGTCGCGGAATGCACTCACGCGGTCGCTGAAGTCCACGTATCCGATGATCTTCGACGTCGCCGTGTTCATGGCCGAGCAGCTGCGCGTCGTGGTCGGGGCGCCGCTCCACGAGGACGAGATCGCCTACATCGCGATGCACGTCGGGGGCCGACTCGAGCGATCCCGTCAGTCCGCACGGCTTCTGACGGCGACTCTCGTCTGCCCCGGCTACTACGAGATGCACGAGCTGCTGCGCACCAGCATCGACCGCGCCCTCGGCCGTGAGATCGAGGTCGTGGCCGTCGAAACCCGCGTCGACCCCGATTGGACGGGCCTCGACACCGACCTCGTCCTCACGACGATCGACCCGCCCGAGCCATCCGATCGCCTCGTTCGGATCCAGCCGTTCCTCACCGAGCCCGACGTGGAACGCGTGCAGGGGGCTGCGGCGCGCGCCCGCCGCGTGCGACGCCTTGCCGGTCTCCGTGCGGAGCTGGAGCGCTACTTCTCGCCGGAGGCGTTCGTGTCGCGGCTTCCCGCGGACGCGGACGAGGAGACCGTCATCCGCGGTCTCGGTGGTCAGCTGGCCGCGCAGGGCGTCATCACCGAGGACTACGTGACGCGGACGCTCGAGCGCGAGCGGATCTCGTCGACGGCGTTCACCGACGCCCTCGCGGTGCCGCACGCCATCGGCATGACCGCGACACGGACGTCGATCGCCGTCGGCCTCGCCGATCCCTCGATCCGATGGGGCGACGGCCGCGTTCAGGTCGTCGCGATGGTCGCCTTCTCCGAATCCGACCGCGAAGCGTTCCAGACCGTGTTCGAGCAGCTCGTTGAGGTCTTCAGCGAGCGCGACAGCGTGCAGCGTATCCTCCGCCGCGGCACGAGTTTCGCGGGATTCCTCGACGAGCTCGTCGCCGTCGTCGACGGCTGA